One stretch of Meleagris gallopavo isolate NT-WF06-2002-E0010 breed Aviagen turkey brand Nicholas breeding stock chromosome 14, Turkey_5.1, whole genome shotgun sequence DNA includes these proteins:
- the NICN1 gene encoding nicolin-1, with protein MLCDMEQVTALRFILRQPSPAWLHFGIEELQLFPPGTKELPDPEKVAAEVQQMWALTEVTRARQATARIGRFDVDGCYDVNLLSYS; from the exons ATGCTGTGCGACATGGAGCAGGTGACGGCGCTGCGCTTCATCCTGCGGCAGCCCTCCCCGGCGTGGCTGCACTTCGGAATcgaggagctgcagctcttccctccTGGCACCAAG GAGCTGCCCGACCCGGAGAAGGTGGCGGCGGAGGTGCAGCAGATGTGGGCGTTGACGGAGGTGACCCGCGCTCGCCAGGCGACCGCGCGCATCGGGCGCTTCGAC GTAGACGGCTGCTACGACGTCAACCTGCTGTCCTACAGCTGA